In the Topomyia yanbarensis strain Yona2022 chromosome 3, ASM3024719v1, whole genome shotgun sequence genome, one interval contains:
- the LOC131686810 gene encoding uncharacterized protein LOC131686810, translating into MVNRRLLTLLEEQDLLDRRQFAFRKGLGTSVHLGCLGEILSDAIANDLHADIAILDLAKAYNTVWREGVLRQLHQWGIRGNLGCFIKQYLSDRSFRVGIGGNQSDLFWEANGVPQGSALAVTLFLVSMNSLFATLPKGIFVFIYADDVILVAIGKTTGRTRLKLQAAVNAVGRWANSVGFSISAPKCAISHCCNSYHLATDRPDKLAGTVIPFRKEPKILGVIIDRKMTFLPHFRRVKKDCESRKRLVRTISSRHPRWNRQSALNISQALIHSRLFYGLEITSCNWEGLIDTLAPLYHGAIRSASNLLPSTPAEAACVETGVLPCRWAVAVAVLRRAMGFLEKTSGDECHLLQRAKSIHTMFANAPLPTVAQLHRVNNRAWHERGPNIDISLAVSTRAGDPPRAARAKFLQMVEQKYSNHLHIYTDGSKLGEEVGVGVSGIGAGLARRLLPVCSVFSAEAAAIVIAVTNKPEDTPTVIFSDSLSVIKALESGESKHPYVQAIEQSCDSLTTICWVPGHSGIRGNEDADHLAALGRRSRALFSNEVPSSDIIREFKAKTSGHFITHWRTLQGYPQKVKGDLEKWTDRENRVEQRALSRLRVGHTRLTHAHTITRVDPPICTSCSTRLTVEHLLINCREFDNLRRHHNLPSSIRETLANDSVHEEALLAFLKDANLLESI; encoded by the coding sequence TTAAGCGACGCCATAGCCAACGACCTTCATGCGGACATTGCCATCCTTGATCTCGCCAAGGCATACAACACGGTATGGCGCGAAGGAGTGCTTCGCCAGCTGCATCAATGGGGCATCCGCGGAAACCTCGGCTGCTTCATAAAACAATACCTTAGTGATCGAAGCTTCAGGGTGGGTATCGGAGGAAACCAATCGGACCTATTTTGGGAGGCTAACGGGGTACCCCAAGGATCGGCGCTGGCAGTTACACTATTCCTAGTCAGCATGAACTCCCTCTTTGCCACGCTCCCGAAAGGCATATTCGTATTCATCTACGCAGACGACGTGATTCTTGTAGCGATCGGGAAAACGACCGGCCGCACCAGACTGAAGCTGCAGGCTGCCGTAAACGCCGTTGGTCGGTGGGCCAACTCGGTCGGTTTCAGCATCTCCGCCCCAAAATGCGCTATTTCACACTGTTGCAACTCTTACCACTTAGCCACCGACCGGCCGGACAAACTCGCTGGAACAGTAATACCATTCCGTAAAGAGCCAAAAATCCTTGGCGTGATAATCGACCGTAAGATGACTTTCCTTCCACACTTTCGACGGGTGAAAAAGGATTGCGAAAGCAGGAAACGTCTTGTCCGCACCATCAGCTCGAGACACCCGAGGTGGAATAGGCAAAGCGCACTTAACATCAGCCAGGCCCTCATCCACAGTCGTCTGTTCTATGGCCTTGAAATAACCAGTTGTAACTGGGAGGGTTTAATCGATACCCTCGCACCGCTGTATCACGGAGCAATCAGATCAGCCTCAAACCTGCTGCCAAGCACCCCCGCTGAAGCTGCCTGCGTCGAAACCGGCGTCCTTCCCTGTCGGTGGGCAGTGGCAGTAGCCGTTCTAAGACGAGCCATGgggttcctagaaaaaacatcgGGTGATGAATGCCATCTACTACAGAGAGCTAAGAGCATACACACCATGTTTGCCAATGCCCCTCTTCCAACAGTCGCACAGCTACATCGGGTCAACAACCGCGCCTGGCACGAGCGCGGTCCAAACATAGACATCAGTCTGGCTGTATCCACAAGAGCAGGAGATCCTCCCCGGGCTGCCAGAGCCAAATTCCTACAGATGGTCGAACAAAAATACTCAAACCATCTGCACATCTACACCGACGGCTCGAAACTTGGCGAGGAGGTGGGCGTGGGTGTGAGCGGAATCGGAGCGGGCCTCGCCCGTCGTCTACTCCCCGTGTGTTCCGTGTTCTCCGCGGAAGCCGCCGCCATCGTCATTGCGGTTACCAACAAACCTGAAGACACACCCACAGTGATCTTCTCCGATTCCCTCTCAGTCATCAAAGCGCTGGAATCAGGGGAGTCCAAGCACCCCTATGTCCAAGCCATAGAACAATCCTGTGACTCATTAACTACCATATGCTGGGTACCCGGACACAGCGGAATCCGCGGTAACGAGGATGCTGACCACTTGGCCGCACTCGGTCGACGCTCTCGCGCCCTGTTCTCTAATGAGGTACCGTCATCCGACATCATCAGGGAATTCAAGGCGAAGACCTCTGGGCACTTCATCACTCACTGGAGGACTCTCCAAGGCTACCCTCAAAAGGTAAAGGGAGACCTCGAAAAGTGGACAGACCGCGAAAACCGAGTTGAACAAAGAGCGCTATCCCGCCTCCGCGTGGGACATACGAGGCTCACCCATGCCCACACCATTACCCGCGTCGACCCTCCAATATGTACATCTTGCAGCACTAGACTCACGGTGGAGCATCTACTAATAAACTGCAGGGAGTTCGACAACCTACGACGACATCACAACTTGCCCTCCTCGATTCGAGAAACATTGGCAAACGACTCAGTGCACGAAGAGGCACTACTTGCCTTCCTGAAAGATGCCAATCTTCTCGAATCTATCTAA